One genomic segment of Drosophila melanogaster chromosome 3L includes these proteins:
- the Mocs1 gene encoding molybdenum cofactor synthesis 1, isoform A — MRLLARHAIRLLGQENSAGEVASLSRGAIRLKATTGYLNLATASVQPLEPEKQVLRKNSPLTDSFGRHHTYLRISLTERCNLRCDYCMPAEGVPLQPKNKLLTTEEILRLARIFVEQGVRKIRLTGGEPTVRRDIVEIVAQMKALPELEQIGITTNGLVLTRLLLPLQRAGLDNLNISLDTLKRDRFEKITRRKGWERVIAGIDLAVQLGYRPKVNCVLMRDFNEDEICDFVEFTRNRPVDVRFIEYMPFSGNKWHTERLISYKDTLQIIRQRWPDFKALPNGPNDTSKAYAVPGFKGQVGFITSMTEHFCGTCNRLRLTADGNIKVCLFGNKEFSLRDAMRDESVSEEQLVDLIGAAVQRKKKQHAGMLNLSQMENRPMILIGG; from the exons atGCGGCTATTGGCCAGACACGCGATTCGATTGCTGGGTCAGGAGAATAGCGCGGGCGAGGTGGCTTCACTTTCGAGAGGAGCAATCCGGCTGAAGGCCACAACCGGTTACCTCAATCTGGCCACGGCAAGTGTTCAGCCATTGGAGCCGGAGAAACAGGTGCTGAGAAAG AATTCGCCACTCACGGACTCCTTTGGCCGGCATCACACCTATTTGAGAATTTCTCTAACCGAACGCTGCAATCTGCGAT GCGACTACTGCATGCCCGCTGAAGGCGTTCCGCTACAGCCGAAAAACAAACTCCTGACCACCGAGGAAATCCTTCGTCTAGCTCGAATTTTCGTGGAGCAGGGAGTGCGAAAGATCCGCTTGACCGGCGGAGAGCCAACTGTGCGCAGGGATATCGTAGAGATAGTGGCACAAATGAAAGCACTACCCGAACTGGAGCAAATCGGAATTACCACCAATGGCCTGGTGCTGACACGCCTGCTGTTGCCGCTCCAGAGAGCTGGACTAGATAACCTGAACATCAGTCTGGATACGCTGAAAAGGGATCGCTTTGAGAAGATCACCAGGCGAAAAGGATGGGAGCGGGTGATAGCCGGCATTGATTTAGCTGTCCAATTGGGCTATCGCCCCAAGGTGAACTGCGTCCTTATGCGGGATTTCAACGAGGATGAAATCTGTGATTTTGTTGAGTTCACCAGGAATCGTCCGGTAGATGTGCGGTTCATAGAGTACATGCCATTCTCCGGAAACAAGTGGCATACAGAGAGGCTCATTTCGTATAAAGATACCCTGCAAATCATTCGACAAAGGTGGCCAGACTTCAAGGCCCTTCCCAATGGACCTAATGACACTTCTAAAGCCTATGCAGTTCCGGGATTTAAGGGTCAGGTCGGTTTCATCACCTCCATGACGGAACACTTTTGTGGTACCTGCAATAGATTGCGACTCACTGCGGATGGAAACATAAAGGTGTGCTTGTTTGGCAACAAAGAGTTCTCGTTGAGAGATGCCATGCGAGATGAGAGTGTTAGCGAGGAACAGTTGGTGGATCTCATTGGAGCAGCCGTCCAGCGTAAGAAGAAACAGCATGCAG GCATGCTGAACCTGTCGCAGATGGAGAACCGGCCCATGATACTCATTGGCGGCTAG
- the CG6310 gene encoding uncharacterized protein: MMHTPRLSNIKRASVLLVTALLLYVFVFSSGYQKYQIEGIIKQSQPEKVWEYVADFNKMRLLNPTILNFKILADHGHAHDWRYTVQYTERLSHWPYWLNTATAKYVVTKSLPGVSPVAYAIKSTHQTCFFAGFYCLQSLSEFTFRNSNGDTFAQENIQYQCPPLLGGMCRRELEFQRQAVMHNLTIIFGKQRG, from the exons ATGATGCACACACCCCGCCTGTCGAATATTAAGCGGGCATCGGTGCTCCTCGTCACCGCCCTGCTCCTCTATGTCTTCGTTTTCTCCAGTGGCTATCAGAAGTACCAGATCGAGGGCATTATCAAGCAGAGTCAACCGGAAAAGGTCTGGGAGTATGTGGCGGATTTTAATAAGATGCGTCTGCTCAATCCCACCAT TTTAAACTTCAAGATCCTAGCTGATcatggccacgcccacgaCTGGCGTTACACGGTGCAGTACACAGAGCGACTATCCCATTGGCCATACTGGCTGAATACGGCTACGGCCAAGTACGTGGTCACCAAGTCATTACCCGGAGTATCGCCCGTGGCCTATGCCATTAAGTCCACGCATCAGACTTGCTTCTTTGCCGGATTCTATTGCC TACAATCACTGAGTGAATTCACGTTCAGAAACTCCAATGGTGATACCTTTGCCCAGGAGAACATCCAGTATCAGTGTCCACCACTCTTGGGCGGCATGTGTAGGCGGGAACTGGAGTTCCAGCGCCAGGCGGTGATGC
- the Mocs1 gene encoding molybdenum cofactor synthesis 1, isoform C yields the protein MRLLARHAIRLLGQENSAGEVASLSRGAIRLKATTGYLNLATASVQPLEPEKQVLRKNSPLTDSFGRHHTYLRISLTERCNLRCDYCMPAEGVPLQPKNKLLTTEEILRLARIFVEQGVRKIRLTGGEPTVRRDIVEIVAQMKALPELEQIGITTNGLVLTRLLLPLQRAGLDNLNISLDTLKRDRFEKITRRKGWERVIAGIDLAVQLGYRPKVNCVLMRDFNEDEICDFVEFTRNRPVDVRFIEYMPFSGNKWHTERLISYKDTLQIIRQRWPDFKALPNGPNDTSKAYAVPGFKGQVGFITSMTEHFCGTCNRLRLTADGNIKVCLFGNKEFSLRDAMRDESVSEEQLVDLIGAAVQRKKKQHADAAPRLHHHLHPYSYHHAYHTSRLQLQARNYSQLTHVDGQGKAQMVDVGAKPSTTRLARAEATVQVGEKLTQLIADNQVAKGDVLTVAQIAGIMGAKRTAELIPLCHNISLSSVKVQATLLKTEQSVRLEATVRCSGQTGVEMEALTAVSVAALTVYDMCKAVSHDICITNVRLLSKSGGKRDFQREEPQNGIVTEVE from the exons atGCGGCTATTGGCCAGACACGCGATTCGATTGCTGGGTCAGGAGAATAGCGCGGGCGAGGTGGCTTCACTTTCGAGAGGAGCAATCCGGCTGAAGGCCACAACCGGTTACCTCAATCTGGCCACGGCAAGTGTTCAGCCATTGGAGCCGGAGAAACAGGTGCTGAGAAAG AATTCGCCACTCACGGACTCCTTTGGCCGGCATCACACCTATTTGAGAATTTCTCTAACCGAACGCTGCAATCTGCGAT GCGACTACTGCATGCCCGCTGAAGGCGTTCCGCTACAGCCGAAAAACAAACTCCTGACCACCGAGGAAATCCTTCGTCTAGCTCGAATTTTCGTGGAGCAGGGAGTGCGAAAGATCCGCTTGACCGGCGGAGAGCCAACTGTGCGCAGGGATATCGTAGAGATAGTGGCACAAATGAAAGCACTACCCGAACTGGAGCAAATCGGAATTACCACCAATGGCCTGGTGCTGACACGCCTGCTGTTGCCGCTCCAGAGAGCTGGACTAGATAACCTGAACATCAGTCTGGATACGCTGAAAAGGGATCGCTTTGAGAAGATCACCAGGCGAAAAGGATGGGAGCGGGTGATAGCCGGCATTGATTTAGCTGTCCAATTGGGCTATCGCCCCAAGGTGAACTGCGTCCTTATGCGGGATTTCAACGAGGATGAAATCTGTGATTTTGTTGAGTTCACCAGGAATCGTCCGGTAGATGTGCGGTTCATAGAGTACATGCCATTCTCCGGAAACAAGTGGCATACAGAGAGGCTCATTTCGTATAAAGATACCCTGCAAATCATTCGACAAAGGTGGCCAGACTTCAAGGCCCTTCCCAATGGACCTAATGACACTTCTAAAGCCTATGCAGTTCCGGGATTTAAGGGTCAGGTCGGTTTCATCACCTCCATGACGGAACACTTTTGTGGTACCTGCAATAGATTGCGACTCACTGCGGATGGAAACATAAAGGTGTGCTTGTTTGGCAACAAAGAGTTCTCGTTGAGAGATGCCATGCGAGATGAGAGTGTTAGCGAGGAACAGTTGGTGGATCTCATTGGAGCAGCCGTCCAGCGTAAGAAGAAACAGCATGCAG ATGCTGCGCCAAGACTccatcatcatcttcatcctTATTCGTATCACCACGCATATCATACTTCAAGGCTGCAGCTTCAGGCCCGAAATTACAGCCAACTCACCCATGTCGATGGCCAGGGCAAGGCCCAAATGGTGGATGTGGGCGCAAAACCTTCGACCACAAGATTAGCTCGTGCAGAGGCCACCGTTCAGGTGGGTGAGAAACTTACCCAACTTATAGCCGACAATCAAGTGGCCAAGGGAGATGTTCTAACCGTAGCCCAAATTGCTGGCATAATGGGCGCTAAGCGAACCGCCGAACTGATACCCCTGTGTCACAACATCAGCTTGTCCTCCGTGAAAGTGCAGGCCACTCTTCTGAAAACCGAACAATCTGTGCGGCTGGAGGCAACCGTTCGCTGCTCGGGCCAAACTGGAGTCGAGATGGAGGCACTAACTGCAGTTTCAGTGGCCGCTTTAACTGTGTACGACATGTGCAAGGCTGTTTCTCACGATATCTGCATCACAAATGTCCGCCTGCTAAGCAAATCCGGCGGAAAAAGGGACTTCCAGAGGGAGGAGCCGCAAAATGGGATAGTTACAGAAGTCGAATAA
- the Pfdn2 gene encoding prefoldin 2, isoform B, with the protein MSTESAKPALSQEAIVAQFQQLRNEQRNLVNSLNTLEMDLREHKTVIETLEAADPERKCFRQIGGVLCERTVKEVLPQLVENKDFIAKTIQMVTNDLSKKGSELNKFKEEHNIKIRGEHLVAEGAKGDDAEDKAENRNVLVFN; encoded by the exons ATGAGCACCGAATCGGCGAAGCCGGCACTCAGCCAGGAGGCCATTGTGGCCCAGTTCCAACAGCTGCGCAATGAGCAGCGCAATTTGGTCAACAGTTTAAATACGCTCGAAATGGATTTGAGGGAACACAA AACTGTGATAGAAACTCTGGAGGCGGCGGATCCCGAACGGAAATGCTTTCGTCAAATTGGTGGTGTGCTGTGCGAAAGGACCGTGAAGGAGGTGCTGCCACAGCTGGTGGAGAACAAGGATTTCATCGCCAAGACCATCCAAATGGTCACCAATGACCTGAGCAAAAAGGGCAGTGAGCTGAACAAGTTCAAGGAGGAGCACAATATCAAGATTCGCGGCGAACACTTGGTTGCCGAAGGAGCCAAGGGCGACGATGCGGAGGACAAGGCGGAGAACCGTAATGTCCTGGTGTTCAACTGA